The following are encoded in a window of Paenibacillaceae bacterium GAS479 genomic DNA:
- a CDS encoding FAD dependent oxidoreductase has translation MNEIRKEELEASSQLIQSATQPEGRPTSGSVTQPDDRPASGSATQLEADVVIIGGGLGGTAAALAAAREGLNVIMTEETDWIGGQLTSQAVPPDEHRWIESSGCTASFRELRERIRSYYKENYPLTPQAQGNTLLNPGNGWVSRLAHEPRVALAVLQAMLSPYVNSGRLRLLLETVPVSAETVGDDVRSVTVSSRNGRLFQLYAPYVLDATETGDLLPMTGTEYRIGAESRSETGEPHAPEEGIPEDVQAFTHVAAMEYLPEGNFIPSRPPEMYEYWSRLVPPFSPYPLLSWFATDANDTTKKKEFTLLPNKQGVTSLWDYRRILDPRHLAVPLYEGELSLLNWAQNDYYLGSIMDVPEHVRRDRLYAARQLTLSTVYWLQTEAPRLDGGKGYPGVRLRGDVLGTGDGLAKSVYIRESRRICALQTITEADVSKELRGEAGIKRYEDSVGVGNYHLDLHHTTVTYRSFYIPSYPYEIPLGSLIPIRMNNLLPACKNIGTTQISNGCYRLHPTEWNIGEAAGMLAAYCLRTARLPREVHGDADLRAGFQELLTLRGVEFHWSEEIAKEVVEAPK, from the coding sequence ATGAACGAGATTCGAAAAGAAGAATTAGAAGCTTCGTCGCAACTGATCCAGTCGGCAACCCAGCCCGAAGGTCGTCCGACGTCCGGTTCGGTAACCCAGCCCGACGACCGTCCGGCGTCCGGTTCGGCAACTCAACTAGAGGCCGATGTCGTCATCATCGGCGGCGGGCTGGGCGGCACAGCTGCAGCGCTGGCTGCGGCGCGCGAAGGGCTGAACGTCATCATGACGGAGGAAACCGATTGGATCGGCGGTCAGCTTACCTCGCAAGCGGTGCCGCCGGATGAGCATCGCTGGATTGAGTCGAGCGGCTGCACCGCTTCTTTTCGCGAACTGCGAGAGCGCATTCGCTCGTACTACAAGGAAAACTATCCGCTCACGCCGCAAGCGCAGGGCAATACGCTGCTCAATCCCGGCAACGGCTGGGTCAGCCGCCTCGCTCATGAGCCGCGCGTTGCGCTGGCAGTGCTGCAGGCGATGCTCTCGCCTTATGTAAACAGCGGGCGGCTGCGCCTGCTGTTAGAGACGGTCCCCGTTTCTGCGGAAACAGTCGGCGATGATGTTCGCTCGGTGACGGTGTCCAGCCGGAATGGCCGTCTGTTTCAGCTTTACGCTCCCTATGTGCTGGACGCCACGGAAACTGGAGATCTGCTGCCGATGACCGGCACAGAGTACCGAATCGGAGCGGAGTCCCGAAGCGAGACGGGAGAGCCTCATGCTCCCGAGGAGGGAATTCCCGAGGATGTGCAGGCGTTTACGCATGTCGCTGCAATGGAATACTTGCCAGAGGGTAACTTTATCCCATCGCGGCCTCCGGAAATGTATGAATATTGGAGCCGTCTTGTGCCGCCTTTTTCCCCTTATCCGCTGCTGAGCTGGTTCGCTACCGATGCCAATGACACTACCAAAAAGAAAGAGTTCACCCTTCTCCCGAACAAACAAGGCGTTACTTCGCTGTGGGATTACCGACGCATCCTTGATCCCCGGCATCTGGCCGTGCCCTTGTATGAGGGCGAGCTGTCGCTGCTCAACTGGGCGCAAAATGACTACTATCTCGGAAGCATTATGGACGTTCCTGAACATGTGCGTCGAGACAGGCTCTATGCGGCCCGTCAGCTGACGCTGTCGACGGTGTATTGGCTGCAAACCGAAGCGCCTCGACTTGACGGCGGCAAAGGTTATCCCGGTGTGCGGCTGCGCGGCGATGTGCTTGGTACGGGGGACGGTCTTGCCAAGTCGGTGTATATTCGCGAATCGAGGCGCATTTGCGCGCTGCAGACGATTACGGAGGCGGATGTAAGCAAGGAGCTGCGCGGTGAAGCCGGGATTAAGCGCTACGAGGATAGCGTCGGTGTGGGCAACTACCATTTGGATTTGCATCATACTACGGTGACTTATAGGAGCTTTTACATTCCAAGTTATCCCTACGAAATCCCGCTTGGGTCGTTGATTCCAATTCGCATGAACAACCTTCTGCCCGCCTGCAAAAATATCGGAACAACCCAGATTTCCAACGGCTGCTACCGGCTGCATCCGACGGAGTGGAATATCGGGGAGGCTGCGGGCATGCTGGCCGCTTATTGCCTCCGGACGGCAAGACTGCCCCGCGAAGTCCACGGCGACGCTGATCTGCGGGCAGGTTTCCAAGAGCTGCTGACGTTGCGCGGGGTAGAGTTTCATTGGTCGGAAGAAATCGCGAAGGAGGTGGTGGAGGCGCCGAAATGA
- a CDS encoding glucokinase gives MQSVGPTIGVDVGGTGIKGIVLDEDGYIWAKATVPTEASRGREAVLASVEELISELLECCPSAGAIGLASAGRINADSGEVVYATDNLPGWTGLRLAEWAGLRFGLPSCADNDANAALLGECRLGAGRGLRSAVLLTLGTGVGGANMAEGRMLRGAGWSGGEWGHSVLVPGGLPCNCGRRGCAEQYLSGTALMRTASQAMDRAGLSPAELMECLRSGDSKAVQVLREYAGWLALFAANLRVGLDPEAILLGGGAADSLEVWRPLLEEALSAEGAAAFPIMKALLGNNAGCIGAAMMAADLLHRISANQEEEETA, from the coding sequence ATGCAATCGGTAGGGCCGACAATTGGAGTGGACGTTGGTGGGACGGGCATTAAGGGCATCGTACTGGATGAGGATGGTTATATTTGGGCAAAAGCGACCGTGCCAACGGAAGCGTCCCGCGGCAGGGAGGCGGTGCTAGCCTCCGTGGAGGAGCTCATAAGTGAGCTCCTGGAATGCTGCCCTTCAGCCGGGGCAATAGGACTTGCCAGCGCCGGACGTATTAACGCCGACTCAGGAGAGGTCGTTTATGCCACGGACAATTTGCCCGGCTGGACGGGACTGCGGCTTGCCGAATGGGCAGGTCTACGCTTCGGTCTGCCGAGCTGTGCTGATAACGATGCCAATGCCGCGCTGCTCGGTGAATGCCGACTCGGTGCAGGTCGCGGTTTACGAAGCGCCGTCTTATTGACGCTTGGCACCGGAGTCGGCGGAGCTAATATGGCGGAAGGCCGCATGCTGAGAGGCGCCGGCTGGAGTGGCGGCGAGTGGGGACATAGCGTACTCGTGCCAGGCGGCCTTCCGTGCAATTGCGGGCGCAGGGGCTGCGCGGAGCAATATCTCTCCGGCACAGCTCTGATGCGGACAGCGTCTCAGGCGATGGATCGTGCGGGTTTGTCCCCGGCTGAGCTGATGGAATGCCTGCGCAGCGGAGACTCAAAGGCTGTTCAGGTGCTGCGGGAGTATGCTGGATGGCTCGCTTTGTTCGCTGCCAACCTCAGGGTCGGCCTTGACCCGGAGGCAATCCTGCTCGGTGGCGGGGCAGCGGACTCGCTGGAGGTATGGCGTCCATTGCTGGAGGAGGCGCTCTCGGCTGAAGGGGCAGCAGCATTTCCAATTATGAAAGCGCTTCTTGGCAACAACGCCGGCTGCATAGGCGCTGCTATGATGGCAGCGGATTTGCTGCATAGAATTTCTGCCAACCAGGAGGAGGAGGAGACAGCATGA
- a CDS encoding transcriptional regulator, RpiR family — MDLKLKVSSYYPSLTKSEQKVADYMLNASEDIMYRSVTELADLSGVGETTVMRFCRAIGFKGYQDFKLALAQDYSPRRQAGGKDAEGAEDDGDYPALVYRELTSILSDTMSLIDRSKLDEAVRRIHEAPYLQFFGVGTSGLTALDAKNRMLRIGRRAEAITDAHIQAMMAVTMGPGDVAVGISLSGSTLDTVDLLTKARQQGAYVIALTNYAKSPITSVADLVLLTAGKESPLEGGSIGAKMSQLLVIDLICEGLARHDLPNTREMRERTAKAVIERIY, encoded by the coding sequence ATGGATTTAAAGCTAAAGGTTAGCTCGTACTACCCCTCGCTCACGAAGTCGGAACAGAAGGTCGCCGACTATATGCTCAACGCTTCGGAGGATATCATGTATCGCTCCGTGACGGAGCTTGCGGATTTGTCAGGCGTCGGGGAGACGACGGTGATGCGTTTTTGCCGGGCCATCGGCTTCAAAGGATACCAGGACTTCAAGCTGGCGCTTGCCCAGGATTATAGTCCGCGACGCCAGGCGGGCGGAAAGGATGCCGAGGGTGCGGAAGATGACGGCGACTACCCGGCACTAGTGTACCGTGAGTTGACCTCTATATTGTCGGACACGATGAGCCTGATCGATCGTTCCAAGCTTGATGAAGCCGTGCGGCGAATTCATGAAGCGCCTTATTTGCAGTTTTTCGGAGTGGGCACGTCGGGCCTCACCGCACTGGACGCCAAAAACCGCATGCTCCGCATCGGACGCCGAGCGGAAGCAATTACAGATGCACATATCCAAGCGATGATGGCCGTTACGATGGGACCGGGTGATGTAGCAGTGGGCATCAGCTTGAGCGGCAGCACGCTGGATACGGTCGATCTGCTGACCAAGGCGCGTCAGCAAGGTGCCTATGTGATCGCGCTAACGAATTACGCCAAGTCGCCGATTACATCGGTCGCTGATCTGGTGCTGCTGACCGCAGGCAAAGAGTCGCCGCTCGAAGGCGGATCAATCGGGGCGAAAATGTCGCAGCTGCTCGTCATCGATCTTATTTGCGAAGGGCTGGCGCGCCATGATCTTCCCAACACGCGGGAGATGCGGGAGCGTACCGCCAAAGCGGTTATTGAACGGATTTATTGA
- a CDS encoding N-acylglucosamine-6-phosphate 2-epimerase, whose translation MATIWEKMQGGLIVSCQALPNEPLHGAGIMARMALAAEQGGAAAIRANGADDVRSIKAQTGLPVIGIVKRDYPGFPIYITPTFREVDELLDAGADMIAFDATLRKRPNGCTTEELIQRMHSRGVPAMADVSTLEEAQQAERLGADCVSTTLSGYTPYSVSRTGPDYELVEQAAERLHIPVFAEGRVSQPEQVAALLQLGAHAVVVGSAITRPQLIAERFAAAAGRRWQRDGFKAKG comes from the coding sequence ATGGCTACGATTTGGGAGAAGATGCAAGGGGGGCTAATCGTCTCCTGTCAGGCGCTGCCGAATGAGCCTTTGCATGGAGCGGGCATAATGGCGCGCATGGCACTTGCGGCGGAGCAAGGCGGAGCTGCGGCGATTCGGGCGAACGGAGCAGACGATGTGCGTAGCATCAAGGCGCAGACTGGACTGCCTGTAATCGGAATCGTAAAAAGGGATTATCCCGGCTTTCCGATTTATATCACGCCTACGTTTCGGGAAGTAGATGAACTGCTAGATGCGGGGGCGGATATGATCGCCTTTGACGCGACGCTGCGCAAGCGGCCGAACGGCTGTACCACTGAGGAACTGATTCAGCGCATGCACAGCCGAGGCGTTCCCGCCATGGCCGATGTGTCCACGTTGGAAGAGGCCCAGCAAGCAGAGCGGCTCGGTGCTGACTGTGTTTCCACGACATTGTCGGGGTATACACCTTATTCGGTCAGTCGGACTGGACCCGACTATGAACTGGTGGAGCAGGCCGCTGAGCGACTGCATATTCCGGTGTTTGCGGAAGGGCGAGTCAGCCAGCCGGAGCAGGTTGCGGCTCTGCTGCAGCTTGGCGCTCATGCGGTCGTAGTCGGATCAGCGATTACGCGGCCTCAGCTGATTGCGGAACGTTTTGCTGCTGCGGCGGGAAGGAGATGGCAAAGGGATGGATTTAAAGCTAAAGGTTAG